A section of the Symphalangus syndactylus isolate Jambi chromosome 19, NHGRI_mSymSyn1-v2.1_pri, whole genome shotgun sequence genome encodes:
- the TACSTD2 gene encoding tumor-associated calcium signal transducer 2, protein MARGPGLAPPPLRLPLLLLVLAAVTGHTAAQDNCTCPTNKMTVCSPDGPGGRCQCRALGSGVAVDCSTLTAKCLLLKARMSAPKNARTLVRPSEHALVDNDGLYDPDCDPEGRFKARQCNQTSVCWCVNSVGVRRTDKGDLSLRCDELVRTHHILIDLRHRPTAGAFNHSDLDAELRRLFRERYRLHPKFVAAVHYEQPTIQIELRQNTSQKAAGDVDIGDAAYYFERDIKGESLFQGRGGLDLRVRGEPLQVERTLIYYLDEIPPKFSMKRLTAGLIAVIVVVVVALVAGMAVLVITNRRKSGKYKKVEIKELGELRKEPSL, encoded by the coding sequence CGGTGACCGGCCACACGGCCGCGCAGGACAACTGCACGTGTCCCACCAACAAGATGACCGTGTGCAGCCCCGACGGCCCCGGCGGCCGCTGCCAGTGCCGCGCGCTGGGCTCGGGCGTGGCGGTCGACTGCTCCACGCTGACAGCCAAGTGTCTGCTGCTCAAGGCGCGCATGAGCGCCCCCAAGAACGCCCGCACGCTGGTGCGGCCGAGTGAGCACGCGCTCGTGGACAACGATGGCCTCTACGACCCCGACTGCGACCCCGAGGGCCGCTTCAAGGCGCGCCAGTGCAACCAGACGTCGGTGTGCTGGTGCGTGAACTCGGTGGGCGTGCGCCGCACCGACAAGGGGGACCTGAGCCTGCGCTGCGATGAGCTGGTTCGCACCCACCACATCCTCATTGACCTGCGCCACCGCCCCACCGCCGGCGCCTTCAACCACTCGGACCTGGACGCCGAGCTGAGGCGGCTCTTCCGCGAGCGCTATCGGCTGCACCCCAAGTTCGTGGCGGCCGTGCACTACGAGCAGCCCACCATCCAGATCGAGCTGCGGCAGAACACGTCGCAGAAGGCCGCCGGTGACGTGGACATCGGCGATGCCGCCTACTACTTCGAGAGGGACATCAAGGGCGAGTCTCTATTCCAGGGCCGCGGCGGCCTGGACTTGCGCGTGCGCGGAGAACCCCTGCAGGTGGAGCGCACGCTCATCTATTACCTGGACGAGATCCCCCCGAAGTTCTCCATGAAGCGCCTCACCGCCGGCCTCATCGCCGTCATCGTGGTGGTCGTGGTGGCCCTCGTCGCCGGCATGGCCGTCCTGGTGATCACCAACCGGAGAAAGTCGGGGAAGTACAAGAAGGTGGAGATCAAGGAACTGGGGGAGTTGAGAAAGGAACCGAGCTTGTAG